One window of the Falco biarmicus isolate bFalBia1 chromosome Z, bFalBia1.pri, whole genome shotgun sequence genome contains the following:
- the STARD6 gene encoding LOW QUALITY PROTEIN: stAR-related lipid transfer protein 6 (The sequence of the model RefSeq protein was modified relative to this genomic sequence to represent the inferred CDS: substituted 1 base at 1 genomic stop codon) → MDYKKTADGVAEKIISYSQDTSGWRVIKVSKNVTVSSKPSKEYAGNIYRGEGIIQEISSKIIPFMYLPEYRNKWDKALQSYKLLERIDEDTGIYHSVTHSYGMGLVSSRDFVDLLHVKPYPGDILTTNXVASLSVEYSSCPPTPSCVRGYNNPCGYVCSPLPENPEHSMLVVFIQPELGGMLPGSVVETALPTYLIITDTRAGLKALKDHN, encoded by the exons ATGGACTATAAGAAAACTGCAGATGGAGTTGCAGAAAAAATTATATCATACAGTCAAGATACTTCAGGATGGAGAGTGATAAAAGtttca aaaaatgttacagtttCTTCAAAGCCTTCAAAAGAGTATGCAGGAAATAT ATACCGTGGAGAAGGGATAATTCAGGAAATCTCTAgtaaaattattccttttatgTATCTTCCTGAATATCGAAACAAATGGGACAAAGCATTACAATCTTACAAGCTGTTAGAAAGGATTGACGAG GACACTGGTATATACCACAGTGTAACACATAGTTATGGTATGGGACTGGTTTCATCAAGAGATTTTGTTGACCTGCTGCACGTTAAACCATACCCTGGTGATATCCTTACAACTAACTAGGTTGCAT CCCTCAGCGTGGAATATTCCAGCTGCCCTCCAACTCCCTCTTGTGTCCGAGGCTATAACAATCCCTGTGGCTATGTGTGTTCACCTTTGCCCGA GAATCCAGAGCATTCTATGCTAGTTGTATTTATTCAGCCAGAACTAGGAGGAATGCTTCCAGGTTCTGTAGTGGAGACAGCATTGCCTACTTATCTCATAATCACCGATACAAGGGCTGGACTGAAAGCCTTGAAAGACCATAATTAA